A single Tenacibaculum sp. 190524A02b DNA region contains:
- a CDS encoding FAD-dependent monooxygenase encodes MSKNIAIIGGGIGGLTTALCFEKLNIPYTLYEKTPVIKEVGAGIWLPPNALQVFEWINPQLLKAIIDSGNSLDVIRLADHQLKSISNSEQTFVKEKFGYTTIAIHRGTLQKILLNFCDQKNIQLNKGFEKYSINSDTSFNIHFSDNTIVKSDSILGADGLNSKVRNQLFPKSNLRYSGQTCWRGISNFTLPNELTNVGFTLWGKQLQFGVSKIAQDKVYWFAVKLSPPNYKGIDNHKELLLHLFSEFTPIVNQLISNTTVEKIIKNDIYDLNVLSKWHNGEICLLGDAAHGMTPDLGQGGAQAIEDAYFISNFLKRYHLNFNTAYNEFYKHRKPKVQHLVRQSRFTSKIAITNKIGELIRNFILKSTPDKLMQKQMYSIYKLNNHHFI; translated from the coding sequence ATGTCTAAAAATATAGCTATTATTGGTGGTGGAATTGGTGGATTGACCACTGCTTTGTGCTTTGAAAAATTAAACATACCATATACTCTTTATGAAAAAACACCCGTTATTAAAGAAGTAGGAGCTGGTATTTGGCTACCTCCTAACGCTTTACAGGTTTTTGAATGGATTAACCCTCAACTATTAAAAGCTATTATAGATTCGGGAAATTCTTTAGATGTCATACGTCTTGCAGACCATCAACTAAAGTCTATTTCAAATTCTGAACAAACATTTGTTAAAGAGAAATTTGGCTACACTACCATTGCTATACATAGAGGTACACTTCAGAAAATATTACTTAACTTTTGTGATCAAAAAAACATTCAACTAAATAAAGGTTTCGAAAAATACTCCATTAATTCTGATACTTCATTTAATATTCATTTTTCGGACAATACTATTGTTAAATCAGATTCCATTCTTGGTGCGGATGGACTCAATTCTAAAGTTAGAAATCAATTATTTCCCAAAAGTAACCTAAGGTATTCTGGGCAGACATGCTGGAGGGGAATTTCAAACTTTACATTACCTAATGAGCTAACGAATGTTGGCTTTACGCTTTGGGGCAAACAATTACAATTTGGTGTATCTAAAATAGCTCAAGATAAAGTGTATTGGTTTGCAGTAAAATTGAGTCCTCCTAATTATAAAGGTATTGACAACCATAAAGAGCTTCTTTTGCATTTATTCTCTGAGTTTACTCCTATTGTGAATCAACTAATAAGCAATACTACTGTTGAAAAAATTATTAAAAATGACATTTATGATTTAAACGTATTATCTAAATGGCATAATGGTGAAATTTGTTTACTTGGTGATGCTGCTCATGGGATGACACCTGACCTTGGTCAAGGTGGAGCTCAAGCTATTGAAGATGCCTATTTTATTAGTAATTTCCTAAAAAGATATCATCTTAATTTTAATACTGCTTATAATGAATTCTACAAGCATAGAAAACCTAAGGTACAGCATTTAGTGAGGCAATCTAGATTTACTTCTAAAATTGCAATCACCAATAAAATTGGGGAACTTATCAGGAATTTTATTCTAAAAAGTACACCTGATAAATTAATGCAAAAACAAATGTATTCTATTTACAAACTAAACAATCATCATTTTATTTAA